The genomic interval ATTTGAATTTCCGATTACTCACCTACACGGTCACCGAAACAGCGGAAGCAAGCGACTTGCTCTGGAAAATCGATTATTTGAAACGCCTCAATGATTCTCAGCTAGGAAAGCAAGTCGGCGATATCGGAGATTACATCGACCAAGGTGTGCTGTGGCGTGCGTTTCAGCCCAAGCCAGAGGACATGCAGCCAGACAAGCAGGGGACACTGGTACTCATTGACGAGATCGACAAGGCCGATTCTGGTTTTGCGAACTCCTTGCTTGTGGCCATCGGCTCAATGCAATTTGATGTGCCAGCATTGGGCAGCGAAGCAATCAAGGCAGATAGTGACACAATCGTATTGGTCATCATGACAAGCAATGAAGAGCGGGAGCTTCCGCCTGCTCTGACGCGCCGATGTGTGCGGCTTCAAGTCAGCTTCCCCACAGCGAGTGAGCTCATTGAAATAGCTTCCAGGCATTGGCCAGATTGGGTTTTGCAGAGCGAGAATCGAGAGAAACTCACTTCTCTTGCTGATGCCCTGGCTTGCGACGGTTCATTGGGATCGACACGTGACTCGCCGGTCAGCACAGCTGAGTTTCTTGACCTCATGCAAGTCCTCGTGCAGAGCGATATTGAGCTGGATAGTCCGAACTGGAAAACCATCGAGGGTTTAGTCTTGTTGCGTGAATCAGAGGAGGGCTAGAGAGATGAAGCGTCCTCATCCGGCTCCATTTGCCGATGCCGCACGTATTTTGCTCGCTGGATCATCCATCTCTGATATTGATACAGCGCTTGGGCTGATAGGGGTGCAGCGGACCGAACGTGCAGACGGCGTTGAAGACGAGCTCTCCACCACTGATGTCCAAACAGACGGTGAATCCATCGATGAAGTCCTCATGGAGGCAATCGCGCCGGAAATTCTTGAAGGCGATGAGGATGCTGCAGAAGAGGACAAGCAACCAGATCAAGACGAAGCACGGATTGCAAAGGAGATCCTAAAGTCTGGGTGGATTCCGTGGCAGAATGAGCTCCCGTCTAAGCGTCGTCCGGGAGCAGCCACGCGTCTTCCGTCCAACGTTGAACGATCAATGGTTTCCTATTTGTTGCCGTTCGACAAACGAAGCGATCAGGATAGGGCGGACCAACCCAAGTACGATTACAGTACGATCGAAAATCGAGTGCAACATGTGTTGAAACCGAAGACAACTCCTGATGCAGAGGCTTGGCGGGTTGCACGAAGGGTGTTTGACAGTGGTCCCAGGCGAGACATTCTCGCAGGCTTGGACTTGCGAGCATGCGCCGACAAGATTGCCCGCGCCGAGGCTATCGAGAGGCTACCTCGCGCTAGAAGACAAGCCAAACGCCTGGATTCTGTTCAGCTACTCGTGGAGCGTGATTTGGCAAGGCGAGTCCATTCGGCAGACATTAAGAAACTGCTTAAGTCGATGCAGTCCATCGGCATTCCGCACATTGACAGAACGATGAAGATTCAACAGCGAGACTCCGAATGGTTCTGCGGGACAGGGCCTCCCTGGACTTACCGACCATTTCTCGCGTGCGAGCATCCTACTTGGTTTATTATTCTCGCGGGAGGCGATGCAGCGGACCAACAGAACTTGGCCCGATGGAAAGAACTGTTGAACTCGATGTACCATCAACATACCGTCACGATCGTATGGGTGGGAGATCGGCTGCCAGCCAAGCTGCCCAGTATGGGTCGAGCTTGGGTCTCGTATCGTAAGTAGCTCGTTTCGAAAGTTGATTGCCACCGTCTTTGGTATTAATCTGCCACTATTGAGCTTATCCCAATGCTCCCTGCACTTTGCAAGTTGAACGTTTCAGATCTCATTGAAGATCAAGTCAATGTCGAACCAGAGGCAGTTCGGCTCGCTTGTGTTCTTTCCGCATGGCCCTTCATTCCTTTCTCCGCCGTTCGGTCCTGTCGAAAGGCACTCGACCCGAAATATCCGTGCTATCTGGAATCACAACTGTGTTGGTCCACGATGGTAGAAGGGAACGCGGTCGATGGTGTGTCGCTTGAAAGTAGTTTTCGAATTCAAGCGATGTACAGGCTCCAGGCTTTCATTCAAACATCCGGAGACAGCGTACGCAATGAGGTTGTGTCGCTCCGGCAGTCACTGGAGCGTTGGTTTGTTGACGTCTCGCCACTATTGCAGATCGAGGCGGAGATCGCCTGGAACTATTTGCTCATGCCATCGACTGAGTATCAAGAGTTTATCGAGAGGCAATTGCGCGACATTCTTCTTACTGCCCTTAGTGAGGGGAGAACGGGCGTGCTCGGTTGGATTTCTGCTGCAAGTCGGAGACTGCCAAGCGAGTGCGTCCAAGGGCAAATGGCCTGGTTTTTGCGTCAGCTATGCGATGAGAAAGGGCATTTAATGGACTCGGTCCGAATCCCCGACACAATTTCACCAGATAACGTGATCGCACTGATGTCTGAGTTTCTTCCCACGACGATCGTAGGTGTCAACCGAACGAAAGGAAGGATTGAATTTGGACCTCCCTCTTCAAGCCGCACAGTTGGTGTTGTGTTGATCGATACGCAACCGCTGGTCGTGTCGATAAGAGAGAATGAGGTACCCAACTCCCGCAGTCAGCGCGTTTTTCTCGAGCGAGGTCAGGTCACGCAGGTCGAGTGCGGAGACGGCGAGATTACCTTAGAAAACCTAGGTAGTCAGACATTTACCATGAGGGCATTGTCAGGAGGAAATTGCCCCGCGAAGCATGCGGCTTCCACGGCTATCATTAAAGCAAAGCTGGCTATGAACAAGAGGATCCGTTTAAAGGCTGTCGTTGTTCGATCACTCGAAGCTGGTTACGTGGTACGGCTACCAGAAATGGATGCGACCGCGTTCATGGTTTCTCCTGAACATGAGTTGGTTGTCGACGACGAACTCACCGTGGTTGTGAATCGCGTTTATCCTGATAAGCGATGGATTGGCGTTGTTCCCAAGGTCTATCCTCGAAACCTGAATTCTGTTGAGCGAAGTTCGCTTTTACATGTTCCGGTCAATAAAATTCCAAAGAATGTCCAGCCCGGTGATACTTTTCAGGCAACAATGTTCAAGCATGGCAAACAACGGCCACCATACCAACGGAAAAGCGCCCATGTGTTCGTCGACCCACGCTGTTTGATTGGCGGAATTTACCATTCGCATCGTCCCGGACATTTACGATTCCCGAATGCGGTGCGTGAGCAAGACGGTCACTGGGTTCCTCCCATTGGCGAAAAAATGGAAATTTTTGCGAGCGGAATCGTCGGCAACTGCTGGCAATTTAGACTCCGACGCCTTCGCGATGGGCAAGACTGGGAGCCGCAACGCACCGCGTTGCGATTCAATACGGTTATTCCCGCGACCATTGTCTCCATTCAGCAGGATGGTGTTGTTCTGGAAGCGCCCCACGGTCAGGAATTGTGGTTGCCGAAATACGAATTCAGTCCACCGATTCGGGCCGAGGACCCCATTTTGCTGACGGTCGGCCAGCAAGTAT from Stieleria varia carries:
- a CDS encoding AAA family ATPase, whose amino-acid sequence is MKDGEPSEGVRIGDSRDGNFYRHDVRTRLALKVAIVTGRPLLMVGPPGCGKSSLAPYVARNLNFRLLTYTVTETAEASDLLWKIDYLKRLNDSQLGKQVGDIGDYIDQGVLWRAFQPKPEDMQPDKQGTLVLIDEIDKADSGFANSLLVAIGSMQFDVPALGSEAIKADSDTIVLVIMTSNEERELPPALTRRCVRLQVSFPTASELIEIASRHWPDWVLQSENREKLTSLADALACDGSLGSTRDSPVSTAEFLDLMQVLVQSDIELDSPNWKTIEGLVLLRESEEG